A stretch of the Vitis vinifera cultivar Pinot Noir 40024 chromosome 16, ASM3070453v1 genome encodes the following:
- the LOC100247067 gene encoding uncharacterized protein LOC100247067, giving the protein MSCFSSPLNSKILIPQKMGSKMNSPNSPILCKLHTNQPYNPRIKTIAFSSFSIQNQQAPTDQTQLPKTSAYTVKFRTLGACKLGISRYPDFEYNAEGGTGTGTGTAPVVEDNGLKDQVSVCFDLKTLYIPPLTTATSRFLGLPFPPFLRIDIVPELFQGNISRESGKVDLEFKAKFLFSVGNIYRAPPLMVATVLTSEESEGRMRRGRGERLDGEGKCRLVGVATVEAIDDVFMNTFLGLPTECLANLNAVITYSTS; this is encoded by the exons ATGAGCTGCTTTTCCTCACCTCTGAACTCCAAAATCTTAATTCCACAAAAAATGGGGTCCAAAATGAACTCCCCAAACTCTCCAATTCTGTGCAAATTGCACACAAACCAGCCATATAACCCCAGAATCAAAACCATTGCCTTCTCTTCTTTCTCCATTCAAAACCAACAAGCACCCACTGATCAGACCCAACTCCCAAAGACTAGTGCTTACACTGTTAAATTCAGGACCCTAGGAGCTTGTAAGCTTGGCATCTCCAGATATCCAGACTTTGAGTATAATGCAGAGGGTGGAACTGGGACTGGGACTGGGACTGCCCCAGTTGTTGAAGATAATGGCTTGAAGGATCAAGTTTCGGTTTGTTTTGACCTGAAAACTCTTTACATTCCACCATTGACCACTGCAACATCTAGGTTTTTGGGGTTGCCTTTTCCACCATTTCTGAGGATCGATATCGTTCCGGAGCTCTTCCAGGGGAACATCAGTCGAGAATCTGGCAAG GTTGATCTTGAATTCAAGGCTAAGTTTTTGTTTTCGGTGGGGAATATCTACAGAGCGCCTCCTTTGATGGTGGCCACGGTGTTGACGTCGGAGGAATCAGAAGGCAGAATGAGGAGGGGAAGAGGGGAGAGGCTGGATGGAGAAGGGAAGTGCAGGTTGGTTGGGGTGGCAACAGTTGAAGCCATTGATGATGTCTTCATGAACACCTTTCTCGGCCTTCCCACTGAGTGCCTTGCCAACTTGAATGCCGTTATTACCTACTCCACTTCTTAA